The genomic stretch GGTGGCCCGGTTTCGTCCGGTGTGCTTGCTGTGATAAAGGGCTTCATCTGCAGTTTGCAGCAAAACAGAAGCCGTGACCTGGTCGCAACGGGAAGCCGCCACCACCCCCACACTGAGGGTGATGTGCCCTGCCACCTCAGAAAATTCGTGCAGCAGACCCAGCTGGGTCATTTTCTGACACAGGCGTTCTGCCAGCTGTCTGGCCTGGACCAGTGAGGTGTTGGGAAGCACCATGGCGAATTCCTCTCCTCCATACCGGGCCACCACATCTCCTGCACGCTGGAAAGTCCCGGACAGCACCTCGGCCACTTTCTTCAGGCACACGTCCCCCTGGGGGTGACCATAGTGGTCGTTGTATTTCTTGAAGAAGTCGATGTCGCAGAGCATCAGGGTGAGCGGCTGGTCTGAGCGCTGCAGGCGGCGCACCTCCTGCTCAAGGCGTTCATCGAAGTGGCGGCGGTTGAAAATCCCGGTCAGTCCGTCTCTGATGGTGAGTTCCTGCAGGCGGCTGTTGGCCTGGGCCAGCTCCTGGGTGCGGGCCTCGATGCGGGCCTCGAGTTCCTCGTTGGCGCGGCGCAACTGTTCGGCCTGATCGCGGTTTTGCAGGTTCAGCTGGGTGTTGGTGAACACCAGTCCAGCGCGTTCCACCAGGGTGTGCATCATGGCCTGTTCTTCGGTGCTGAAAGGGTCCAGGGTGCTTCTGTCCAGGCGCACGGTGCCCTGCTGGGTGCCGTGAAAATTCAGGGGGATTTCCAGTTTTTGCACTGCTTGCTGGGCTGTCCCTGCAGAGAATTCCTCCAGGGGCACATCGGCGGGATCACCCAGGTGCCAGACCGTCACGGTGCATTTTCCGCCCAGCAGCAAAGCTCCGTGGTCTGCCACCGCCTGCAGCAGCAGGGTGCCGTTGAGGTTGCTGTCTGCCAGGGCCAGGCTGAAGCGGTCCATCACCTCCATGCGCCTGAGGCGTGCCTGTCCTTCCAGCTCCACTTTTTTGCGTTCGCTGATGTCGCGCCAGAACAGAATGGCGTGCTGTTCGCTGATGGCCACCATGCGGCTTTCCAGGGTGCGTTTCCCCAGTTGCGGGTGGTCCAGGGTGAGTTCCTGGGTTTGCATCCCGTCTCCTGAGAGCACCCAGCTCAGGCGGTCCAGCACGTCCTGCGCGTCGTGGTCCTGCAGGTACTGGGTGACCTTGTGGCCCAGCCAGTTTTCGGGTTTGATGGGCCAGCCCACCTGTTCACCAATGTTGACGTCCTGGATGGTGGTGTCCTGGGTGACGCGGAACACCACGTCTGGCAGGGCGTCTAAAATGGCCTGATTGCGGGCCTCGGTGATCTCCATGGCCTGCTGGATTTTCAGGTGCTGCACCTGCTGGGCCTGGATTTGCCGCACGCTGCGCCGGTGCATGCTGAGGATGCTGAGGCCCATCAGGTAAAACGTCAGGGTGTAGACCACCAGCACCAGTTCCGAATGGGTTCTGGAGAAGGGGGGGTCAGACACCGGATGGTTGGCCAGCATGAAGCCGGTCAGCAGGGAGATGCCCAGCACCACCTGTCCCTGCCGCATGCCCAGCAGCACCGAGAACCCCACCACCACCAGCGGCCAGCCCAGCAGCACCGGTGAGGAGAGGCCGCCCAGCAGGTGGCTGTAGATGCCCACCGTGACCCACAAACCCGTCAGGGCGGTGAGGCTCAGCCAGTAAGGTCGGAAATTCTGGCAGCGCAGGTGCACGCCCAGCAGCACCAGCAGGGTGAGGGCAGTTGGGAGCACCCAGATCCATTGCAGCGTGAAAAAAGCCACCTGCAGGGCGGTGAGAAAAAGCATCACCCCCACCACCAGCCACACCATGCGGTAAGCCAGTTGGGTTTCGTGTTGCTGGTCTGTGTTCACCGTCCTGCACCTTCTCCAGCGGGGGTGGCAGCAAGTTGGCTGGCCCAGCTGGACAGCAGTTCTGCAGCTTGCGGCGCGGCCAGCGGCCTGGACAGCAAATAACCCTGCACCCTTTCACATCCGGCCTGCCTGAGCCAGGAAAGCTGCTCCTGTTCTTCCACGCCTTCTGCGACCACGCTCATGCCCAGGTTGTGGGCCATCTGGATGATGGTGCGCACCAGTTCGCTGCATTTGGGGTCTTCCAGCAGGCGCAAGATGAACGAGCGGTCAATTTTCAGGCAGGAGGCTGCAAATTGCTGCAGGTACCCCAGCGAGGAGTAACCGGTTCCGAAATCATCGATGTGCAGTTTCACACCCAGTTGCTGCAGTGCGCGGATGTTTTCCAGCACCACCTCGGCCCGTTCCAGCAACAGGCTCTCGGTGATCTCCAGGTTGAGTTGCTCTGCAGGGAATCCGGTGTCCTGCAACACCGACTGCACCCCTTCCAGCAAATCGCCCCGGGTGAATTGCACGGTGCTCATGTTGACGTTCAGGGTGAGTTTCTGGCCTTCCGGGAGGTGCTGCTGCCAGTGGGCCACCTGCTGGCAGGCCTGTCTGAGCACCAGGCGGTCGAGTTCCACAATCAGGCCGCTTTCTTCGGCAATGGGGATGAACTGGGCCGGGCTGATGAAGCCACGCTGCGGGTGAATCCAGCGGGCCAGTGCTTCAAAACCCTCGATTTTTCCCTCTTGCAAGCTGATGATCGGCTGGAAGTGCACCGTGAGGGTCTGTTCCCTGAGGGCCTGCCGCAGTTCGGTTTCCAAAATTGTGCGGGCACTGACCTGGTGGTGCATGTGCACCTCGAAAATCCGGTGCTGGCCGCCGCCTTTTTTCTTGGCCTCGTACATGGCGATGTCGGCATCGCGCAGCAGATCCTCCACCTGGGTGTAGCGGGGATCTCCGGTCACCACCCCCACACTGACCGTGGTCTGGATGTGGTGGCCGCACACCTCAAACGGCTGTCCGAGTTCCCGTTGCAGGCGCAACACCACCTCGCTGATGGTGTGGGACTGGGAGACGTTGCTGAGCAGCACGGCGAATTCATCGCCGCCAAAGCGGGCCACCGTGTCGTAGGGGCGCAGGATGCCCTGCAGTTTCTCCGCCAGGGTCTTCAGGAACAGATCGCCGGTGCGGTGCCCGTAAGTGTCATTGATTTTCTTGAAGCGGTCCACATCCAGAAACAGCACCGCGTAATCGTGCTGGGCCTGCGGGTGGTGGATCACCTGCTCCAAATGCGCCTGAAACAGGGTTTTGTTGGCCAGTCCGGTCACCTCATCGTGCACCGCCAGGTACTCCATCTGCTGGCTGAGTTCGGCCACCTCGGAGGCACTGCGGTCCATGTTTTCCCGCAACTCCAGGGTGTATTTCTGCTGTTGCTGGTTGAAATGGATGTGGTGCAGACCCGAACTGAGCAGGTATTGCAAATGTTCGATGTCCACCTGCTGGGCCTGCAGGCTGTCTGCGAGCAGCAGTCCCAGGTGGGTGTCCCGCACAAACAGCGGCAACACCAGCAGGTGCGGCACCTTCAGCAGGTGTTCCCACAAAGAAGACGCGTTTCCCTGGTTTTCGTGCTGGGTGGTGAAAAACACCCGCAACTGGTCGTCCACCTGCGGACCCGGCTGGGGGTAAAGGGCCACCGCAATGCCCTGCATGTGGTACCACTGCAGGTAGCGTTCCAGGTCGCCGCGCAGGCTGCCCCATTCGGTTTGCGAGATCAGGCTGAGTTCCAAGCGGTGCAGGTGGCTGGGGTTGCGTCCGGGGGTCAGGGCGGCCCGTGCGGTGCGGAAGTGCTCGCGGCGCACCAGCATGTTGCGGGTCTGGAACACCACCGAGCGCAACATGCTGAGGTTTTTGGCAGGCAAATCCGCGGCCAGATGGGCTTCCAGTCGGGACAGCAATTTCAGGGCCTGGGTGTCCTCGTAACCGGAAGGGTGGTCTTGCAGGTGCCGCTGGAAGGGGTCCAGAAACAGCTCAGGGGATTTGCAGGTCACGGCCTGTTGCAAACCTTGCAGGAGGTCTGCAGGCAAATCCATGGACCGCCAGGGATCCTGGGCGGAAAATTCCGGGGTGAGGTTGCGGCTGGAAGCCCGGATGACCAGTTCGCTGTTCAGGATGCGTTTCTGGGGGTAAACACTGCCCTGCAGGTGGTCCAGCAACAGATCTGCTGCCTGCCAGCCCTGCTGAAAAAGCGGCTGGCGCACAGTGGTGAGAGGAGGATCGCTGTAAGCCGCTCCCGGAGAGTCATCGAAACCCACCACCACCACATCCTGCGGCACCCTCAGACCGTGCTCTTGCAGGGTGTGCAGGACCATCAGTGCCATCTCGTCGTTGGCGCACACCACCGCTTCAAAATCACGTGTGACACCCAGCAATTTGCGCATTTCCTCTTCGGCACGGGGTCCGAAGAATTCGCCCTGCAGCATGTGCTGCTGTGCTGGGTTCAGTCCATGCTGCTGCAGCATGCTGCAAAACACCTCTTCACGGTCGCGGGCATCCTGGTTGCCCTCGGTGCCTTTCAGGAACACAAATTTGCGAAATCCCCGGTCAGACAGCAAATGCTGCATCATCAGGGTCATGCCAGAACGGTT from Deinococcus roseus encodes the following:
- a CDS encoding EAL domain-containing protein, producing the protein MTIRRSVAVLLDCVFEYHRELLRGIESRLNQAGVSSVVLVGRELHPTDPTFQHANDVYQLLRPEDHLGVIVGAASLGHRSSDQQLQDFYQRLSGLPVVTIGRETAGCSVVQVDNRSGMTLMMQHLLSDRGFRKFVFLKGTEGNQDARDREEVFCSMLQQHGLNPAQQHMLQGEFFGPRAEEEMRKLLGVTRDFEAVVCANDEMALMVLHTLQEHGLRVPQDVVVVGFDDSPGAAYSDPPLTTVRQPLFQQGWQAADLLLDHLQGSVYPQKRILNSELVIRASSRNLTPEFSAQDPWRSMDLPADLLQGLQQAVTCKSPELFLDPFQRHLQDHPSGYEDTQALKLLSRLEAHLAADLPAKNLSMLRSVVFQTRNMLVRREHFRTARAALTPGRNPSHLHRLELSLISQTEWGSLRGDLERYLQWYHMQGIAVALYPQPGPQVDDQLRVFFTTQHENQGNASSLWEHLLKVPHLLVLPLFVRDTHLGLLLADSLQAQQVDIEHLQYLLSSGLHHIHFNQQQQKYTLELRENMDRSASEVAELSQQMEYLAVHDEVTGLANKTLFQAHLEQVIHHPQAQHDYAVLFLDVDRFKKINDTYGHRTGDLFLKTLAEKLQGILRPYDTVARFGGDEFAVLLSNVSQSHTISEVVLRLQRELGQPFEVCGHHIQTTVSVGVVTGDPRYTQVEDLLRDADIAMYEAKKKGGGQHRIFEVHMHHQVSARTILETELRQALREQTLTVHFQPIISLQEGKIEGFEALARWIHPQRGFISPAQFIPIAEESGLIVELDRLVLRQACQQVAHWQQHLPEGQKLTLNVNMSTVQFTRGDLLEGVQSVLQDTGFPAEQLNLEITESLLLERAEVVLENIRALQQLGVKLHIDDFGTGYSSLGYLQQFAASCLKIDRSFILRLLEDPKCSELVRTIIQMAHNLGMSVVAEGVEEQEQLSWLRQAGCERVQGYLLSRPLAAPQAAELLSSWASQLAATPAGEGAGR
- a CDS encoding sensor domain-containing diguanylate cyclase — protein: MNTDQQHETQLAYRMVWLVVGVMLFLTALQVAFFTLQWIWVLPTALTLLVLLGVHLRCQNFRPYWLSLTALTGLWVTVGIYSHLLGGLSSPVLLGWPLVVVGFSVLLGMRQGQVVLGISLLTGFMLANHPVSDPPFSRTHSELVLVVYTLTFYLMGLSILSMHRRSVRQIQAQQVQHLKIQQAMEITEARNQAILDALPDVVFRVTQDTTIQDVNIGEQVGWPIKPENWLGHKVTQYLQDHDAQDVLDRLSWVLSGDGMQTQELTLDHPQLGKRTLESRMVAISEQHAILFWRDISERKKVELEGQARLRRMEVMDRFSLALADSNLNGTLLLQAVADHGALLLGGKCTVTVWHLGDPADVPLEEFSAGTAQQAVQKLEIPLNFHGTQQGTVRLDRSTLDPFSTEEQAMMHTLVERAGLVFTNTQLNLQNRDQAEQLRRANEELEARIEARTQELAQANSRLQELTIRDGLTGIFNRRHFDERLEQEVRRLQRSDQPLTLMLCDIDFFKKYNDHYGHPQGDVCLKKVAEVLSGTFQRAGDVVARYGGEEFAMVLPNTSLVQARQLAERLCQKMTQLGLLHEFSEVAGHITLSVGVVAASRCDQVTASVLLQTADEALYHSKHTGRNRATLRALMAEGSGLKVSAME